A portion of the Algimonas porphyrae genome contains these proteins:
- a CDS encoding DUF2855 family protein, with protein MQTLLVNRTDPSDITLLKTDSAALDDGEVRLSIDSFALTANNVTYMIFGDQIGYWHYFNPKAYGFGEDHQGRMPVWGFATVTESRCDEVAVGTEVYGFLPVADELVVRPGKITPQGFQDVADHRAPLHPVYNGYSYTYADPSYGVQKAIQPVLRPLFLTSFLIDDFVASEDAFGAGRVVITSASSKTSLGTAYCMKQRGKVEVIGLTSLRNRDFVESTGYYDTVVTYDMIEGLDKAPTVIVDMAGNGALLRRLYDHLRDNVKYGCAVGKSHYEGDAAPKPDEGAPMKMFFAPDYAKMRIGEWGGAGFAQRLSERWIPFLNDAAEWMSVGEPAGVEAMLSAYKDLLNDTADPTQAALFTLKG; from the coding sequence ATGCAAACTCTACTCGTGAACCGGACGGACCCGTCCGACATTACCTTGCTGAAGACGGATTCGGCGGCTCTCGACGACGGCGAGGTTCGGCTGTCGATCGACAGTTTCGCCCTGACCGCCAATAATGTCACCTATATGATCTTTGGCGATCAAATCGGTTACTGGCACTATTTCAACCCCAAGGCTTACGGCTTCGGTGAAGACCATCAGGGCCGGATGCCGGTCTGGGGTTTTGCGACTGTGACGGAATCGCGCTGCGATGAGGTGGCGGTCGGGACGGAAGTCTATGGTTTCCTGCCCGTCGCGGACGAGCTTGTCGTTCGGCCAGGCAAGATCACGCCGCAGGGCTTTCAGGACGTGGCCGATCATCGCGCACCCTTGCACCCTGTCTATAATGGCTACTCCTATACATACGCAGATCCGTCCTACGGTGTTCAGAAAGCGATCCAGCCTGTGCTGCGTCCGCTTTTCCTGACCAGCTTCCTGATCGATGATTTCGTCGCCAGTGAAGACGCGTTCGGCGCGGGCCGCGTTGTCATCACCAGCGCGTCCTCCAAGACATCGCTCGGCACAGCCTATTGCATGAAGCAGCGCGGCAAGGTCGAGGTGATCGGCCTGACCTCACTGCGCAACAGGGACTTCGTCGAAAGCACGGGTTACTACGACACGGTTGTCACTTACGATATGATCGAAGGGCTCGATAAAGCGCCAACCGTCATCGTCGATATGGCCGGCAATGGCGCGCTGCTCCGGCGGCTTTACGATCACTTACGCGACAATGTGAAATATGGCTGCGCCGTCGGGAAGTCCCATTATGAAGGCGACGCCGCACCCAAGCCGGATGAAGGCGCGCCGATGAAAATGTTCTTCGCGCCGGATTATGCCAAGATGCGCATTGGCGAATGGGGCGGGGCGGGTTTCGCGCAACGCCTGTCCGAACGCTGGATTCCATTCCTGAATGATGCAGCCGAGTGGATGAGTGTCGGCGAACCGGCGGGCGTCGAAGCCATGCTGTCGGCCTATAAGGACCTGCTGAACGATACGGCGGATCCGACGCAGGCCGCCCTCTTCACGCTGAAAGGCTGA
- a CDS encoding O-antigen ligase family protein, with protein MMSATYQTGYAHTQLQQRNYALFGLLRGAESALWVLIILFFSGAIIGLTFASAEALDQGDSPFARMLWYPIYAIVAGFMLLQLPKTLRLIARNPLIIICVLWLGLTFLWSIDPGVSLRRSIALMMTTLAGLVFAARYDWGEMLQRIGVAVLILCLITLVVALANPTRGIMQEIHPGAWRGPWAEKNYLGGIMAKGFAVSLCAFAMRPGRFWVWIPTGMLCFLIMLLSTSKTALLAAMGCFALFLIVRVFRRFPFLRVPVIWAVIVGTAGLVLLLTVGFEWALSLIGKDPTLTGRTDIWILLGRAIEQKFWLGYGYGVFWQDPLGPSYETRTVLQWDVPTAHNGWLDSWLSGGVVIIALFGSLLLATVIKSLTRIKTGGVETYWLVLSVFFFILFSLSESAILQQNDISWFLFVATTAKLWANDPAWWRRGSRGEKLGSVARVGIHRPSHNRYTLSL; from the coding sequence ATGATGTCGGCCACCTATCAGACGGGTTATGCGCACACGCAGCTGCAGCAGCGCAATTATGCGCTGTTCGGACTGTTGCGCGGTGCGGAAAGCGCGCTCTGGGTGCTGATCATCCTGTTCTTTTCAGGCGCCATTATCGGGCTGACATTTGCCAGTGCCGAAGCGCTGGATCAGGGCGATAGCCCGTTTGCGCGCATGCTCTGGTATCCGATCTACGCCATCGTGGCGGGTTTCATGCTGTTGCAACTGCCCAAGACGCTGCGCCTGATCGCGCGAAACCCGCTTATCATCATCTGCGTCCTGTGGCTGGGTCTGACCTTCCTCTGGTCGATCGATCCGGGCGTGAGCCTGCGCCGTTCCATAGCTCTGATGATGACCACGCTGGCCGGGCTTGTCTTCGCGGCGCGATATGACTGGGGCGAAATGCTGCAACGCATCGGTGTCGCCGTGCTGATCCTCTGCCTGATCACACTGGTCGTTGCGCTGGCCAATCCGACGCGCGGGATCATGCAGGAAATACACCCCGGTGCATGGCGCGGACCGTGGGCAGAAAAGAACTATCTCGGTGGGATCATGGCCAAGGGGTTTGCCGTATCGCTCTGCGCCTTTGCCATGCGGCCCGGCCGCTTCTGGGTCTGGATCCCAACAGGGATGCTCTGCTTTCTCATCATGTTGTTGTCGACGTCGAAGACGGCGCTGCTGGCGGCCATGGGGTGTTTCGCCCTCTTCCTGATTGTCCGTGTGTTCCGGCGTTTTCCCTTCCTGCGCGTTCCGGTCATCTGGGCCGTGATCGTCGGGACGGCGGGCCTGGTTCTGCTGCTGACGGTCGGGTTCGAATGGGCGCTGTCGCTGATCGGCAAGGACCCGACTCTGACCGGGCGAACTGACATCTGGATCCTGCTCGGTCGCGCGATCGAACAGAAATTCTGGCTCGGCTATGGTTATGGCGTGTTCTGGCAGGACCCGCTGGGGCCCAGCTACGAGACGCGGACCGTGCTGCAATGGGACGTCCCGACCGCGCATAATGGCTGGCTGGATAGTTGGCTTTCCGGCGGGGTGGTGATCATTGCCCTGTTCGGTTCGCTGCTGCTGGCGACCGTGATCAAGAGCCTGACGCGGATCAAGACGGGCGGGGTCGAAACCTACTGGCTGGTGCTGAGCGTGTTCTTCTTCATTCTCTTTTCTCTGTCGGAGTCGGCCATTCTGCAGCAGAACGACATTAGCTGGTTCCTCTTCGTTGCGACCACGGCCAAGCTCTGGGCCAATGACCCGGCCTGGTGGCGACGGGGCTCACGCGGGGAAAAGCTGGGCTCTGTCGCGCGCGTCGGAATTCACCGGCCGTCGCACAACCGATACACCCTCAGCCTCTGA
- a CDS encoding acyclic terpene utilization AtuA family protein: MSKIVKLGGASGYWGESDMAWGQLLAAEKTGQKLDYIVFDYLAEITMSIMAKMRKSDPNRGYAPDFVANLAKHLPEIARQGVKVCSNAGGVNPEGCAAAVREAVAMAGLDLKVAVITGDDFLHRLDALEDATEMFTGEQFPDPKTVVSANAYLGAFPVAKALANGADIVITGRCVDSAVTLGALIHEFGWQPDDLDKLAQGSLVGHLIECGPQVTGGNFTDWKQVADTLVDVGYPIAEVSDDGSCIITKPDGTGGIVNRGTVCEQMVYEIGDPAAYYLPDVVCDFTQVTIEQVGPDRVLASGARGLGVPDTYKASVTVADGHRLSAIFFMVGEDAAEKAQLFFKASMTRARRKLRDRNMADYTHVELELTGNDFHYGAFARDRDPLEVAFRISVRHEEASACTLMLKEASGFALAMPPGFALFAGARPKPQAVVRLYSTLIDKSVPNVRIDDAPFTPAAPVALQTPDRMVPDAPSQPADTNVPLVELAWLRSGDKGDKSNIGVIARKPEFMPYIWAALSEAAVRERFAHFVEGDVERWYLPGSESMNILMDEALGGGGMASLRNDSQGKSFGQILAVMPIPVPSALL, from the coding sequence ATGAGCAAGATTGTCAAACTGGGTGGTGCGTCTGGATATTGGGGCGAAAGCGATATGGCGTGGGGGCAGCTCCTCGCGGCGGAAAAGACCGGGCAAAAGCTCGACTATATCGTGTTCGACTATCTGGCCGAGATCACAATGAGCATCATGGCCAAGATGCGCAAATCCGATCCGAACCGGGGCTATGCGCCGGACTTTGTGGCTAATCTGGCCAAACATCTGCCAGAGATTGCGCGGCAAGGCGTCAAGGTCTGCTCCAATGCGGGCGGCGTCAATCCGGAAGGCTGCGCCGCCGCCGTGCGCGAGGCAGTGGCCATGGCCGGGCTCGACCTCAAAGTCGCCGTCATCACCGGCGATGATTTCCTGCACCGTCTCGATGCGCTTGAAGACGCAACCGAAATGTTTACCGGCGAGCAGTTCCCGGACCCGAAAACTGTGGTCTCGGCAAATGCCTATCTCGGGGCCTTTCCGGTCGCCAAGGCCCTCGCGAATGGAGCGGACATCGTCATTACTGGGCGCTGCGTCGATAGTGCGGTCACGCTGGGCGCGCTGATCCATGAATTTGGCTGGCAGCCGGACGATCTGGATAAGCTCGCCCAAGGCTCCCTTGTCGGGCATCTGATCGAATGCGGCCCACAGGTGACGGGCGGAAACTTCACGGACTGGAAACAGGTCGCCGACACGCTCGTCGATGTCGGCTACCCCATCGCCGAAGTGTCTGACGATGGCAGCTGCATCATCACCAAGCCGGACGGCACGGGCGGCATCGTCAATCGCGGCACGGTCTGCGAGCAGATGGTTTACGAGATCGGTGATCCGGCTGCCTATTATCTACCCGACGTGGTCTGCGATTTTACCCAAGTCACAATCGAACAGGTCGGACCGGATCGGGTTCTGGCGTCGGGCGCGCGCGGCCTCGGTGTGCCGGACACATACAAGGCCAGCGTGACAGTGGCAGACGGCCACCGCCTCTCCGCCATCTTCTTCATGGTCGGCGAAGACGCGGCCGAAAAGGCGCAGCTTTTCTTTAAAGCCAGCATGACCCGCGCCCGGCGCAAGCTGCGCGACCGCAACATGGCGGATTATACTCATGTCGAGCTGGAACTGACTGGCAATGATTTTCATTACGGGGCCTTCGCGCGGGACCGCGATCCGCTCGAAGTCGCATTCCGGATATCCGTCCGTCATGAAGAGGCGTCAGCTTGCACGCTGATGCTGAAGGAGGCTTCCGGCTTCGCCCTCGCCATGCCGCCGGGCTTTGCCCTGTTTGCGGGCGCGCGGCCCAAGCCGCAGGCGGTCGTCCGGCTCTATTCGACACTGATCGACAAGTCGGTTCCGAATGTGCGGATCGACGACGCCCCGTTCACACCCGCTGCGCCGGTCGCCCTGCAGACGCCCGACCGCATGGTGCCGGATGCGCCGTCCCAGCCTGCCGACACGAACGTCCCACTCGTCGAGCTCGCTTGGCTGCGCTCCGGCGACAAGGGCGACAAGAGCAATATCGGCGTAATCGCGCGCAAGCCTGAATTCATGCCCTATATCTGGGCCGCGCTGAGCGAAGCGGCTGTACGCGAGCGGTTTGCGCATTTTGTCGAAGGCGATGTCGAGCGCTGGTATCTTCCGGGATCAGAATCGATGAATATTCTGATGGACGAAGCGCTGGGCGGTGGCGGCATGGCCAGTTTGCGCAATGACAGTCAGGGTAAGAGCTTCGGTCAGATCCTCGCCGTTATGCCGATCCCGGTCCCCAGCGCGTTGCTGTAA